One window of the Xenopus tropicalis strain Nigerian chromosome 10, UCB_Xtro_10.0, whole genome shotgun sequence genome contains the following:
- the LOC594891 gene encoding sterile alpha motif domain-containing protein 9-like isoform X2, with the protein MKEGQIQLLISKRDEILLGQKSTEPGSPSQNTQASSSHQEPQALADPSSSLKGTTICTAVVQTPLADPCSTPEPPLVSQTPLAEPCSTPGPPLVPQTPLAEPCSTLGPPLVPQTPLADPCSTPEPPLAPQIPLAEPCSTPGPPLVPQTPLAEPCSTPRPPLVPQTPLAEPCSTPRPPLVPQTPLADPCSTPGPPLVPQTPLADPCSTPGPPLVPQTPLADLCSTPGPPLVQQTPLADLCSTTGPPLVPQTPLADLCSTTGPPLVPQTPLADLCSTPGPPLVPQTPLADLCSTPGPPLVPQTPKGQHNTNLSGACKPLGSTKDSPVLLSSSIFRPFDKEVGNFKYVKNNVLSPETGAIDLIQPCHEYKSFSTAAKLDRLRIGTKFAYEVLRFGCACLNTRTNGTIHFGIMDSKEDKSYQHGQIVGIPVHDKDWFVDALDCMEKAFAQNDKAVARDCIRPPKFIEVIERDGEEQRFVVEVDIVPDFHLVKGKAFQVGLPKFNEKSNKVSHEKKAMYRRVGAKSEPVLDDDMVPFIQGLQNVDLKRQRAESRANHDIMAPGDLGTKISALLTDGKRYLDDSLRYILVTNGCGENHLTHTSFLVRMRILCVFDFDPDSDSSGLCSIYKKHHATNIHSLKGFSMDSGVGTCEHLKKNLSLATQTTWIFCNGRTNYRGGDEACDENTWIRTKRKFLKKVISLICDEILPRGYFKVLFLLLSPVEKPIVETFQEFYTELNGMEYIMCIAENKEHYEKWASLAQASCPKELLEQRSVVGMQLSHVDATVQSLFPSVSNNRRLPVSTKGVCVLATPDEERMHSLEILCENQCSHLNVDSLVKQQIEEIESTFYRGGKICWKHFWLAEQKKCGALIQRDACGEVEKILENILHENMIRLPVARIKVVHHPGSGGSTVARQILWKKKKNLRCAIVKPSCSVSTVCEHATRLREYDETDVDQCLPVLLLIEDCDEEFIDDLRDELMRATVCKKIDRSKRCFILLSCKRSNCPDNLYRSFPLATVIITHKLSEKEKLEFAAKVKTLEQQFPPEFIITFVLMSKEFDEKYVTDFVEHVMHGVELSSNVTRLMTFVALLNSYVENSFLSLSHCEAFLGLDAHTKGQSEIREHNFKNCLSEQARLIFLELADPKSFITSIHIVHSLVAKEVLKQLSGSCPQSKIAMDLLQENVLFNHRFGREEFLRFTRDLFFRRHRISRGDNVDTFLSPLIEQVIEVEQDQQKAIDLLKAAYERFHKDPLFAQQLARLHYRYEKFEDSKKWVEVAKEQLSDSFILDTEGQLYKQWVNSLLQNKDTTVNLEEVANVIAMALKSMDCFRAEQRAARSEMDVINNSGYFGEVEVGCRLLKLLSTLEIFPPSKNGVNRELLQYLLTDHIPDVIRKPWYRFHNHLKGLHKNISSALAWISEELSYFQADKIDEDKQRVVEESRSSPHKWLMGKTRVFAEFFTSQLLPPSDESEFQASLNTFFRRMNIYKLGGGNPTAILSLRSDKVHRAEEKLSEILELYEGISDPGGLADSDLINYLTCHIALGCVSPGSPSLFNLEQLRDLSKRFQSKKKSFSASAYFLLLLLFWPDYLDDREADAEKDHILNFALQTLRRLQEIRIKNVPVRKKRTNVLFFMGQGPGLHKLLLRRQVEKLMKGPVNDWRLKWDYGVMEKSENVQRLLKTVPGWTEDGKVYVRGHSPKQKHEVLVLNQSSVPHGSENVTFYLAFSYAGLIAYNLQVQK; encoded by the coding sequence ATGAAAGAAGGACAGATCCAGCTATTAATTAGCAAGAGAGATGAGATTCTACTGGGACAGAAATCCACAGAGCCTGGTTCTCCTTCCCAGAACACACAGGCCAGTTCATCCCATCAGGAACCACAAGCTCTTGCAGATCCTTCAAGCAGCCTAAAAGGGACAACAATTTGTACCGCAGTGGTGCAAACCCCTCTGGCTGATCCATGCAGCACGCCTGAGCCTCCTTTAGTCTCACAAACCCCTCTGGCTGAACCGTGCAGCACGCCTGGGCCTCCTTTAGTCCCACAAACCCCTCTGGCTGAACCGTGCAGCACGCTTGGGCCTCCTTTAGTCCCACAAACCCCTCTGGCTGATCCATGCAGCACGCCTGAGCCTCCTTTAGCGCCACAAATCCCTCTGGCTGAACCGTGCAGCACGCCCGGGCCTCCTTTAGTCCCACAAACCCCTCTGGCTGAACCGTGCAGCACGCCCAGGCCTCCTTTAGTCCCACAAACCCCTCTGGCTGAACCGTGCAGCACACCCAGGCCTCCTTTAGTCCCACAAACCCCTCTGGCTGATCCGTGCAGCACGCCCGGGCCTCCTTTAGTGCCACAAACCCCTCTGGCTGATCCGTGCAGCACGCCCGGGCCTCCTTTAGTGCCACAAACCCCTCTGGCTGATCTGTGCAGCACGCCCGGGCCTCCTTTAGTGCAACAAACCCCTCTGGCTGATCTGTGCAGCACGACCGGGCCTCCTTTAGTGCCACAAACCCCTCTGGCTGATCTGTGCAGCACAACCGGGCCTCCTTTAGTGCCACAAACCCCTCTGGCTGATCTGTGCAGCACGCCCGGGCCTCCTTTAGTGCCACAAACCCCTCTGGCTGATCTGTGCAGCACGCCCGGGCCTCCTTTAGTGCCACAAACCCCTAAGGGGCAACACAACACAAACCTCTCGGGGGCCTGTAAGCCATTGGGAAGTACAAAGGATTCACCAGTGTTATTATCCTCAAGTATTTTCCGTCCATTTGATAAAGAAGTAGGGAACTTTAAATATGTGAAAAATAATGTTCTTTCACCTGAAACTGGGGCTATAGATCTGATCCAACCTTGTCATGAATATAAGTCTTTTTCCACGGCTGCCAAACTAGACCGGCTCCGAATTGGGACCAAATTTGCTTATGAGGTTCTTCGGTTTGGCTGTGCTTGTCTGAACACGAGGACAAATGGTACAATACACTTCGGAATCATGGACAGCAAGGAAGACAAAAGTTACCAACATGGCCAAATCGTTGGAATCCCTGTACATGACAAGGACTGGTTTGTGGATGCATTAGACTGCATGGAGAAAGCGTTTGCTCAGAATGACAAGGCTGTCGCTCGGGACTGTATTCGGCCACCAAAATTCATTGAAGTCATTGAGAGGGATGGTGAGGAGCAAAGGTTTGTCGTTGAGGTGGACATTGTTCCTGACTTCCATTTAGTAAAAGGAAAGGCCTTTCAAGTGGGCTTGCCGAAGTTTAATGAGAAGAGCAATAAAGTTTCCCACGAAAAGAAAGCAATGTATCGGAGGGTGGGAGCCAAATCTGAGCCCGTCTTAGACGATGATATGGTTCCGTTTATACAAGGCCTTCAGAATGTGGATCTCAAGCGGCAAAGAGCAGAATCTAGAGCAAACCATGATATCATGGCTCCAGGGGATTTGGGGACGAAAATATCAGCCCTGCTCACCGATGGAAAGCGGTATTTAGATGACTCTCTTCGATATATACTTGTCACAAATGGCTGTGGAGAGAACCATCTGACACACACAAGCTTTTTAGTGCGGATGAGAATATTATGCGTCTTTGATTTTGACCCAGATTCTGACAGCAGCGGTTTATGTTCTATTTACAAAAAGCACCATGCTACAAACATCCATTCCTTAAAGGGCTTTTCCATGGACAGTGGGGTGGGCACATGTGAACATCTGAAGAAGAACCTCTCCTTGGCTACTCAGACTACCTGGATATTCTGCAATGGGCGAACCAATTATCGTGGAGGAGATGAAGCCTGTGATGAAAATACATGGATCAGAACCAAGAGAAAATTCCTGAAGAAAGTGATTTCCTTAATCTGCGATGAAATCCTTCCAAGAGGCTACTTCAAGGTCCTCTTCCTCCTGTTGTCTCCTGTGGAAAAGCCAATTGTGGAAACATTTCAGGAGTTTTACACCGAACTGAATGGGATGGAGTATATAATGTGCATTGCAGAGAATAAAGAACATTATGAGAAATGGGCCAGTCTGGCTCAAGcctcctgcccaaaagagctgcTGGAACAGAGGAGTGTAGTTGGCATGCAGCTAAGCCATGTTGATGCCACTGTACAGAGCCTCTTTCCCTCAGTGTCCAACAATAGGCGTCTGCCAGTTTCCACCAAAGGTGTCTGTGTCCTTGCAACCCCCGACGAGGAACGGATGCACTCGCTGGAGATCCTGTGTGAGAACCAATGCAGTCATCTCAATGTAGACTCCTTGGTGAAGCAACAGATAGAGGAGATAGAAAGTACATTCTACCGGGGTGGCAAAATATGTTGGAAACATTTCTGGCTGGCAGAACAAAAGAAATGTGGCGCTCTAATACAGCGTGATGCATGTGGCGAAGTGGAGAAAATCCTAGAAAACATTTTGCATGAGAACATGATCAGACTTCCTGTTGCTCGGATCAAAGTCGTCCACCATCCGGGCAGCGGCGGAAGCACAGTCGCAAGACAGATtctttggaaaaagaaaaaaaacttaagaTGTGCCATAGTGAAACCATCTTGTTCAGTCTCCACAGTCTGCGAACATGCCACGCGCCTTCGAGAATATGATGAAACCGACGTGGACCAGTGTCTTCCTGTTCTGCTCCTGATCGAAGACTGCGATGAAGAGTTCATTGACGATTTAAGGGACGAGTTAATGAGAGCAACAGTCTGTAAGAAGATTGATCGGTCAAAGAGGTGCTTCATTCTTCTCAGTTGCAAAAGGTCCAATTGTCCAGATAATCTATACAGGTCCTTTCCATTGGCCACTGTCATCATCACTCATAAACTTAGTGAGAAGGAGAAACTTGAATTTGCAGCAAAAGTTAAAACCTTAGAGCAGCAGTTCCCACCTGAATTTATCATCACGTTTGTCCTGATGAGCAAAGAGTTTGATGAGAAGTATGTCACGGATTTTGTGGAGCACGTTATGCACGGGGTGGAGCTATCGTCCAATGTCACCCGTTTAATGACCTTTGTTGCGCTTCTAAACAGCTATGTAGAAAACTCTTTTCTTTCCCTCTCGCACTGCGAGGCCTTCCTAGGGCTAGACGCCCACACCAAAGGTCAAAGCGAAATAAGGGAACATAATTTTAAGAATTGCCTAAGTGAACAGGCAAGACTGATATTTCTTGAACTGGCGGATCCCAAGTCTTTCATTACTTCCATTCATATCGTACATTCTCTGGTTGCAAAGGAGGTTCTAAAGCAACTTTCTGGAAGTTGCCCTCAGAGTAAAATTGCCATGGACCTTCTGCAAGAAAATGTCTTATTCAACCACAGATTTGGCCGGGAGGAATTCCTCAGGTTCACTAGGGACCTGTTTTTCAGACGGCACAGAATAAGCAGGGGAGATAATGTCGACACGTTTTTATCGCCTCTTATTGAGCAGGTTATAGAGGTTGAACAGGATCAACAGAAAGCCATTGACCTACTGAAAGCTGCTTATGAACGATTCCATAAAGATCCCCTATTTGCACAGCAGCTGGCTCGTCTGCATTACCGATATGAGAAATTTGAGGATTCAAAGAAATGGGTGGAGGTTGCTAAGGAACAACTGAGTGATTCCTTTATTTTGGACACGGAGGGGCAGTTGTACAAACAATGGGTGAATAGCCTGCTACAGAATAAAGATACTACTGTTAATCTAGAAGAAGTCGCTAATGTCATTGCTATGGCTCTGAAATCCATGGACTGTTTCCGTGCGGAACAAAGAGCCGCAAGGTCCGAAATGGACGTCATTAATAACTCCGGCTACTTCGGAGAGGTTGAGGTTGGGTGCCGCTTGCTGAAACTTCTTTCGACGCTTGAAATATTTCCTCCGAGCAAAAACGGTGTGAACCGAGAGCTCCTACAGTATCTGCTAACGGATCACATTCCCGATGTTATCAGAAAACCCTGGTATCGGTTTCACAACCATCTGAAAGGGCTTCACAAAAACATATCCAGCGCCTTGGCCTGGATTTCTGAAGAACTCAGCTACTTTCAGGCTGATAAAATTGATGAGGACAAGCAGAGGGTGGTGGAGGAGAGCAGAAGCAGCCCGCACAAGTGGCTGATGGGAAAAACAAGGGTTTTTGCTGAGTTTTTTACTTCCCAGCTTTTACCCCCCAGTGATGAGTCTGAGTTTCAAGCCTCGCTCAACACGTTCTTCCGGCGGATGAACATCTACAAACTGGGTGGTGGGAACCCAACTGCAATCCTTTCCCTGCGGTCCGATAAAGTCCACAGAGCAGAAGAAAAGCTCTCAGAGATATTAGAACTCTATGAAGGAATCTCAGATCCAGGAGGACTGGCCGATTCGGATCTAATTAATTACCTGACTTGCCACATAGCACTTGGGTGTGTGTCTCCTGGTTCCCCAAGTCTATTCAATTTAGAGCAGTTACGAGATCTTTCCAAGCGTTTCCAGTCAAAGAAGAAGTCTTTCTCTGCCAGCGCCTACTTTCTGCTGCTTCTCCTTTTCTGGCCTGATTATCTGGATGACCGAGAAGCTGATGCAGAGAAAGACCACATTTTGAACTTTGCTCTGCAGACTTTAAGGCGGCTGCAGGAAATCAGAATAAAGAATGTTCCTGTGCGGAAGAAAAGGACCAATGTGCTCTTCTTTATGGGCCAGGGTCCCGGGCTTCACAAGCTTCTGCTCAGACGTCAGGTTGAGAAGTTGATGAAAGGTCCAGTAAATGATTGGAGATTAAAGTGGGACTATGGGGTCATGGAGAAGTCAGAAAATGTGCAAAGACTCCTAAAAACGGTGCCCGGTTGGACAGAGGATGGGAAGGTCTATGTACGGGGGCACAGCCCAAAGCAAAAGCATGAAGTCTTAGTCCTGAATCAGTCGTCGGTGCCTCATGGAAGtgaaaatgtcacattttatttAGCCTTTTCCTACGCCGGACTCATTGCCTACAACCTCCAAGTACAAAAATAA
- the LOC594891 gene encoding sterile alpha motif domain-containing protein 9-like isoform X1 codes for MEEYKTLPLDDWTEEHVRDWLRSIRLKKEHTDRLYEEEVTGPVLKELKHEFLRIFGMKEGQIQLLISKRDEILLGQKSTEPGSPSQNTQASSSHQEPQALADPSSSLKGTTICTAVVQTPLADPCSTPEPPLVSQTPLAEPCSTPGPPLVPQTPLAEPCSTLGPPLVPQTPLADPCSTPEPPLAPQIPLAEPCSTPGPPLVPQTPLAEPCSTPRPPLVPQTPLAEPCSTPRPPLVPQTPLADPCSTPGPPLVPQTPLADPCSTPGPPLVPQTPLADLCSTPGPPLVQQTPLADLCSTTGPPLVPQTPLADLCSTTGPPLVPQTPLADLCSTPGPPLVPQTPLADLCSTPGPPLVPQTPKGQHNTNLSGACKPLGSTKDSPVLLSSSIFRPFDKEVGNFKYVKNNVLSPETGAIDLIQPCHEYKSFSTAAKLDRLRIGTKFAYEVLRFGCACLNTRTNGTIHFGIMDSKEDKSYQHGQIVGIPVHDKDWFVDALDCMEKAFAQNDKAVARDCIRPPKFIEVIERDGEEQRFVVEVDIVPDFHLVKGKAFQVGLPKFNEKSNKVSHEKKAMYRRVGAKSEPVLDDDMVPFIQGLQNVDLKRQRAESRANHDIMAPGDLGTKISALLTDGKRYLDDSLRYILVTNGCGENHLTHTSFLVRMRILCVFDFDPDSDSSGLCSIYKKHHATNIHSLKGFSMDSGVGTCEHLKKNLSLATQTTWIFCNGRTNYRGGDEACDENTWIRTKRKFLKKVISLICDEILPRGYFKVLFLLLSPVEKPIVETFQEFYTELNGMEYIMCIAENKEHYEKWASLAQASCPKELLEQRSVVGMQLSHVDATVQSLFPSVSNNRRLPVSTKGVCVLATPDEERMHSLEILCENQCSHLNVDSLVKQQIEEIESTFYRGGKICWKHFWLAEQKKCGALIQRDACGEVEKILENILHENMIRLPVARIKVVHHPGSGGSTVARQILWKKKKNLRCAIVKPSCSVSTVCEHATRLREYDETDVDQCLPVLLLIEDCDEEFIDDLRDELMRATVCKKIDRSKRCFILLSCKRSNCPDNLYRSFPLATVIITHKLSEKEKLEFAAKVKTLEQQFPPEFIITFVLMSKEFDEKYVTDFVEHVMHGVELSSNVTRLMTFVALLNSYVENSFLSLSHCEAFLGLDAHTKGQSEIREHNFKNCLSEQARLIFLELADPKSFITSIHIVHSLVAKEVLKQLSGSCPQSKIAMDLLQENVLFNHRFGREEFLRFTRDLFFRRHRISRGDNVDTFLSPLIEQVIEVEQDQQKAIDLLKAAYERFHKDPLFAQQLARLHYRYEKFEDSKKWVEVAKEQLSDSFILDTEGQLYKQWVNSLLQNKDTTVNLEEVANVIAMALKSMDCFRAEQRAARSEMDVINNSGYFGEVEVGCRLLKLLSTLEIFPPSKNGVNRELLQYLLTDHIPDVIRKPWYRFHNHLKGLHKNISSALAWISEELSYFQADKIDEDKQRVVEESRSSPHKWLMGKTRVFAEFFTSQLLPPSDESEFQASLNTFFRRMNIYKLGGGNPTAILSLRSDKVHRAEEKLSEILELYEGISDPGGLADSDLINYLTCHIALGCVSPGSPSLFNLEQLRDLSKRFQSKKKSFSASAYFLLLLLFWPDYLDDREADAEKDHILNFALQTLRRLQEIRIKNVPVRKKRTNVLFFMGQGPGLHKLLLRRQVEKLMKGPVNDWRLKWDYGVMEKSENVQRLLKTVPGWTEDGKVYVRGHSPKQKHEVLVLNQSSVPHGSENVTFYLAFSYAGLIAYNLQVQK; via the coding sequence AAGAGTACAAAACGTTACCATTGGACGACTGGACTGAGGAGCACGTCAGAGACTGGTTGCGCTCAATAAGACTCAAAAAGGAACACACTGACAGACTGTATGAAGAAGAAGTGACGGGGCCAGTGCTGAAGGAATTGAAACATGAGTTTTTAAGGATTTTTGGCATGAAAGAAGGACAGATCCAGCTATTAATTAGCAAGAGAGATGAGATTCTACTGGGACAGAAATCCACAGAGCCTGGTTCTCCTTCCCAGAACACACAGGCCAGTTCATCCCATCAGGAACCACAAGCTCTTGCAGATCCTTCAAGCAGCCTAAAAGGGACAACAATTTGTACCGCAGTGGTGCAAACCCCTCTGGCTGATCCATGCAGCACGCCTGAGCCTCCTTTAGTCTCACAAACCCCTCTGGCTGAACCGTGCAGCACGCCTGGGCCTCCTTTAGTCCCACAAACCCCTCTGGCTGAACCGTGCAGCACGCTTGGGCCTCCTTTAGTCCCACAAACCCCTCTGGCTGATCCATGCAGCACGCCTGAGCCTCCTTTAGCGCCACAAATCCCTCTGGCTGAACCGTGCAGCACGCCCGGGCCTCCTTTAGTCCCACAAACCCCTCTGGCTGAACCGTGCAGCACGCCCAGGCCTCCTTTAGTCCCACAAACCCCTCTGGCTGAACCGTGCAGCACACCCAGGCCTCCTTTAGTCCCACAAACCCCTCTGGCTGATCCGTGCAGCACGCCCGGGCCTCCTTTAGTGCCACAAACCCCTCTGGCTGATCCGTGCAGCACGCCCGGGCCTCCTTTAGTGCCACAAACCCCTCTGGCTGATCTGTGCAGCACGCCCGGGCCTCCTTTAGTGCAACAAACCCCTCTGGCTGATCTGTGCAGCACGACCGGGCCTCCTTTAGTGCCACAAACCCCTCTGGCTGATCTGTGCAGCACAACCGGGCCTCCTTTAGTGCCACAAACCCCTCTGGCTGATCTGTGCAGCACGCCCGGGCCTCCTTTAGTGCCACAAACCCCTCTGGCTGATCTGTGCAGCACGCCCGGGCCTCCTTTAGTGCCACAAACCCCTAAGGGGCAACACAACACAAACCTCTCGGGGGCCTGTAAGCCATTGGGAAGTACAAAGGATTCACCAGTGTTATTATCCTCAAGTATTTTCCGTCCATTTGATAAAGAAGTAGGGAACTTTAAATATGTGAAAAATAATGTTCTTTCACCTGAAACTGGGGCTATAGATCTGATCCAACCTTGTCATGAATATAAGTCTTTTTCCACGGCTGCCAAACTAGACCGGCTCCGAATTGGGACCAAATTTGCTTATGAGGTTCTTCGGTTTGGCTGTGCTTGTCTGAACACGAGGACAAATGGTACAATACACTTCGGAATCATGGACAGCAAGGAAGACAAAAGTTACCAACATGGCCAAATCGTTGGAATCCCTGTACATGACAAGGACTGGTTTGTGGATGCATTAGACTGCATGGAGAAAGCGTTTGCTCAGAATGACAAGGCTGTCGCTCGGGACTGTATTCGGCCACCAAAATTCATTGAAGTCATTGAGAGGGATGGTGAGGAGCAAAGGTTTGTCGTTGAGGTGGACATTGTTCCTGACTTCCATTTAGTAAAAGGAAAGGCCTTTCAAGTGGGCTTGCCGAAGTTTAATGAGAAGAGCAATAAAGTTTCCCACGAAAAGAAAGCAATGTATCGGAGGGTGGGAGCCAAATCTGAGCCCGTCTTAGACGATGATATGGTTCCGTTTATACAAGGCCTTCAGAATGTGGATCTCAAGCGGCAAAGAGCAGAATCTAGAGCAAACCATGATATCATGGCTCCAGGGGATTTGGGGACGAAAATATCAGCCCTGCTCACCGATGGAAAGCGGTATTTAGATGACTCTCTTCGATATATACTTGTCACAAATGGCTGTGGAGAGAACCATCTGACACACACAAGCTTTTTAGTGCGGATGAGAATATTATGCGTCTTTGATTTTGACCCAGATTCTGACAGCAGCGGTTTATGTTCTATTTACAAAAAGCACCATGCTACAAACATCCATTCCTTAAAGGGCTTTTCCATGGACAGTGGGGTGGGCACATGTGAACATCTGAAGAAGAACCTCTCCTTGGCTACTCAGACTACCTGGATATTCTGCAATGGGCGAACCAATTATCGTGGAGGAGATGAAGCCTGTGATGAAAATACATGGATCAGAACCAAGAGAAAATTCCTGAAGAAAGTGATTTCCTTAATCTGCGATGAAATCCTTCCAAGAGGCTACTTCAAGGTCCTCTTCCTCCTGTTGTCTCCTGTGGAAAAGCCAATTGTGGAAACATTTCAGGAGTTTTACACCGAACTGAATGGGATGGAGTATATAATGTGCATTGCAGAGAATAAAGAACATTATGAGAAATGGGCCAGTCTGGCTCAAGcctcctgcccaaaagagctgcTGGAACAGAGGAGTGTAGTTGGCATGCAGCTAAGCCATGTTGATGCCACTGTACAGAGCCTCTTTCCCTCAGTGTCCAACAATAGGCGTCTGCCAGTTTCCACCAAAGGTGTCTGTGTCCTTGCAACCCCCGACGAGGAACGGATGCACTCGCTGGAGATCCTGTGTGAGAACCAATGCAGTCATCTCAATGTAGACTCCTTGGTGAAGCAACAGATAGAGGAGATAGAAAGTACATTCTACCGGGGTGGCAAAATATGTTGGAAACATTTCTGGCTGGCAGAACAAAAGAAATGTGGCGCTCTAATACAGCGTGATGCATGTGGCGAAGTGGAGAAAATCCTAGAAAACATTTTGCATGAGAACATGATCAGACTTCCTGTTGCTCGGATCAAAGTCGTCCACCATCCGGGCAGCGGCGGAAGCACAGTCGCAAGACAGATtctttggaaaaagaaaaaaaacttaagaTGTGCCATAGTGAAACCATCTTGTTCAGTCTCCACAGTCTGCGAACATGCCACGCGCCTTCGAGAATATGATGAAACCGACGTGGACCAGTGTCTTCCTGTTCTGCTCCTGATCGAAGACTGCGATGAAGAGTTCATTGACGATTTAAGGGACGAGTTAATGAGAGCAACAGTCTGTAAGAAGATTGATCGGTCAAAGAGGTGCTTCATTCTTCTCAGTTGCAAAAGGTCCAATTGTCCAGATAATCTATACAGGTCCTTTCCATTGGCCACTGTCATCATCACTCATAAACTTAGTGAGAAGGAGAAACTTGAATTTGCAGCAAAAGTTAAAACCTTAGAGCAGCAGTTCCCACCTGAATTTATCATCACGTTTGTCCTGATGAGCAAAGAGTTTGATGAGAAGTATGTCACGGATTTTGTGGAGCACGTTATGCACGGGGTGGAGCTATCGTCCAATGTCACCCGTTTAATGACCTTTGTTGCGCTTCTAAACAGCTATGTAGAAAACTCTTTTCTTTCCCTCTCGCACTGCGAGGCCTTCCTAGGGCTAGACGCCCACACCAAAGGTCAAAGCGAAATAAGGGAACATAATTTTAAGAATTGCCTAAGTGAACAGGCAAGACTGATATTTCTTGAACTGGCGGATCCCAAGTCTTTCATTACTTCCATTCATATCGTACATTCTCTGGTTGCAAAGGAGGTTCTAAAGCAACTTTCTGGAAGTTGCCCTCAGAGTAAAATTGCCATGGACCTTCTGCAAGAAAATGTCTTATTCAACCACAGATTTGGCCGGGAGGAATTCCTCAGGTTCACTAGGGACCTGTTTTTCAGACGGCACAGAATAAGCAGGGGAGATAATGTCGACACGTTTTTATCGCCTCTTATTGAGCAGGTTATAGAGGTTGAACAGGATCAACAGAAAGCCATTGACCTACTGAAAGCTGCTTATGAACGATTCCATAAAGATCCCCTATTTGCACAGCAGCTGGCTCGTCTGCATTACCGATATGAGAAATTTGAGGATTCAAAGAAATGGGTGGAGGTTGCTAAGGAACAACTGAGTGATTCCTTTATTTTGGACACGGAGGGGCAGTTGTACAAACAATGGGTGAATAGCCTGCTACAGAATAAAGATACTACTGTTAATCTAGAAGAAGTCGCTAATGTCATTGCTATGGCTCTGAAATCCATGGACTGTTTCCGTGCGGAACAAAGAGCCGCAAGGTCCGAAATGGACGTCATTAATAACTCCGGCTACTTCGGAGAGGTTGAGGTTGGGTGCCGCTTGCTGAAACTTCTTTCGACGCTTGAAATATTTCCTCCGAGCAAAAACGGTGTGAACCGAGAGCTCCTACAGTATCTGCTAACGGATCACATTCCCGATGTTATCAGAAAACCCTGGTATCGGTTTCACAACCATCTGAAAGGGCTTCACAAAAACATATCCAGCGCCTTGGCCTGGATTTCTGAAGAACTCAGCTACTTTCAGGCTGATAAAATTGATGAGGACAAGCAGAGGGTGGTGGAGGAGAGCAGAAGCAGCCCGCACAAGTGGCTGATGGGAAAAACAAGGGTTTTTGCTGAGTTTTTTACTTCCCAGCTTTTACCCCCCAGTGATGAGTCTGAGTTTCAAGCCTCGCTCAACACGTTCTTCCGGCGGATGAACATCTACAAACTGGGTGGTGGGAACCCAACTGCAATCCTTTCCCTGCGGTCCGATAAAGTCCACAGAGCAGAAGAAAAGCTCTCAGAGATATTAGAACTCTATGAAGGAATCTCAGATCCAGGAGGACTGGCCGATTCGGATCTAATTAATTACCTGACTTGCCACATAGCACTTGGGTGTGTGTCTCCTGGTTCCCCAAGTCTATTCAATTTAGAGCAGTTACGAGATCTTTCCAAGCGTTTCCAGTCAAAGAAGAAGTCTTTCTCTGCCAGCGCCTACTTTCTGCTGCTTCTCCTTTTCTGGCCTGATTATCTGGATGACCGAGAAGCTGATGCAGAGAAAGACCACATTTTGAACTTTGCTCTGCAGACTTTAAGGCGGCTGCAGGAAATCAGAATAAAGAATGTTCCTGTGCGGAAGAAAAGGACCAATGTGCTCTTCTTTATGGGCCAGGGTCCCGGGCTTCACAAGCTTCTGCTCAGACGTCAGGTTGAGAAGTTGATGAAAGGTCCAGTAAATGATTGGAGATTAAAGTGGGACTATGGGGTCATGGAGAAGTCAGAAAATGTGCAAAGACTCCTAAAAACGGTGCCCGGTTGGACAGAGGATGGGAAGGTCTATGTACGGGGGCACAGCCCAAAGCAAAAGCATGAAGTCTTAGTCCTGAATCAGTCGTCGGTGCCTCATGGAAGtgaaaatgtcacattttatttAGCCTTTTCCTACGCCGGACTCATTGCCTACAACCTCCAAGTACAAAAATAA